A section of the Carassius carassius chromosome 17, fCarCar2.1, whole genome shotgun sequence genome encodes:
- the p4htmb gene encoding transmembrane prolyl 4-hydroxylase — MMEPQDNIEEDDTASSSPPPRSLPRQRVSLQKSSVCSRSYFMVVMVFFHVYIINVIALLLYVHYNNGSNAITANRDFTSKDNSHKVTGASNPQTPADSDFPRNMHLPRIEGIRVGHVQKVSLVPGKVHEMKTLSLKPLLFEIPEFLSEEECGVVVRLAQLKGLMESQVMVPEGQEELNQQLNLSPEEIFNFLDLNQDGQLQPHEILTHSRVRDGIWLTSENLKEIYDGLKVDQDGNGLLNLEEFRHLKSDAFQRFLLKRGVERSQLVRNSRHTWLYQGQGAHQVLQDLRKRVTRLTRLPSSLVELSEPLQVVRYEQGGHYHAHHDSGPVYPETACTHTHLAANTTSPFQTSCRYITVLFYLNNVEEGGETTFPVADNRTYEEASLIQNDVDLLDTRKHCDKGNLRVKPIKGTAVFWYNYLSDGRGWVGEQDEYSLHGGCVVTRGTKWVANNWINVDPDYQRQARYQQFVSQQQETQEQEELISEMNSDQHIERHQDL; from the exons ATGATGGAACCCCAGGACAATATTGAGGAGGATGACACCGCATCATCATCACCGCCACCGCGATCTCTGCCCCGTCAGCGCGTCTCTCTGCAGAAGAGCAGCGTGTGTTCTCGATCCTACTTCATGGTGGTGATGGTTTTTTTCCACGTTTATATAATCAATGTCATTGCACTTCTGCTCTATGTTCATTATAATAACGGCTCTAACGCGATAACTGCAAACCGGGATTTTACAAGCAAAGACAACAGTCATAAAGTGACCGGAGCGTCTAATCCGCAGACCCCTGCAGACTCGGACTTCCCTCGAAATATGCATCTTCCTCGCATTGAAGGAATACGG gtgggCCATGTCCAAAAAGTGTCACTGGTGCCAGGGAAAGTCCATGAGATGAAAACACTCAGTCTAAAGCCCCTTCTGTTTG AGATCCCTGAGTTTCTGTCTGAGGAGGAGTGTGGTGTAGTTGTGCGTCTGGCTCAGCTTAAGGGTTTGATGGAGAGTCAGGTTATGGTCCCTGAAGGTCAAGAGGAACTTAACCAGCAGCTCAATCTCAGTCCTGAGGAAATCTTCAATTTCCTTGACCTCAACCAAGATGGCCAGTTGCAACCACATGAG ATATTGACACACTCTCGAGTGAGAGATGGAATCTGGTTAACTTCTGAGAACCTTAAGGAAATCTATGATGGCCTAAAGGTTGATCAGGATGGAAATG GTCTCTTAAATTTAGAGGAGTTTAGGCATCTGAAAAGTGATGCTTTTCAGCGTTTTCTGCTAAAGCGTGGGGTGGAGAGGAGCCAGCTGGTGAGGAACAGCAGACACACCTGGCTCTACCAGGGTCAGGGAGCACATCAGGTTCTTCAAGACCTCCGCAAAAG AGTCACTCGTTTAACACGACTACCATCCTCACTGGTGGAGTTAAGTGAACCTCTACAGGTGGTGCGTTATGAGCAGGGTGGCCATTACCACGCTCATCATGACAGTGGGCCAGTGTACCCTGAAACAGcctgcacacacactcacctcgCTGCCAATACAACCTCCCCATTTCAGACGTCCTGCAG GTATATCACAGTTCTGTTTTACCTTAATAATGTAGAAGAAGGGGGGGAGACCACCTTTCCAGTGGCAGATAATAGGACTTATGAAGAAGCG TCACTGATACAGAATGATGTGGATCTGTTGGACACCAGGAAACATTGTGATAAAGGCAACCTGAGAGTGAAGCCCATTAAGGGGACGGCAGTTTTCTGGTACAACTATCTCTCCGATGGTAGAG GTTGGGTTGGTGAACAGGACGAGTATTCTCTTCATGGTGGCTGTGTGGTGACACGAGGGACTAAGTGGGTTGCCAATAACTGGATCAATGTCGATCCAGACTACCAACGGCAGGCACGCTACCAACAGTTTGTTTCTCAACAACAAGAGACACAAGAGCAAGAAGAACTAATTTCAGAAATGAACTCAGACCAGCACATAGAAAGACACCAAGATctataa
- the slc26a6l gene encoding solute carrier family 26 member 6, like isoform X1: MDSGHTEYHVQREIIDEQRLKERSQRMDPSQIKLPISHRLKKSLSCSTPRLKRSLVGFLPVLSWLPRYSIWDYGMPDLISGISVGIMHLPQGMAYALLASLPPVFGLYTSLYPPLIYFIFGTSRHISIGTFTILSIMIGSVTERLAPDSDFLIYNGTNVTEEVDIISRDFYRVQVAAAATVLGGLIQIVLGLVQFGFVGTYLSEPLVRGYTTAASAHAVVAQLKYVLGVSPKRFSGPLSIVYTLADLCMLLPETHLPTLLASVVSIVGLITAKELNTALRQKLLVPIPVELCTIVVATVISFYTRLNETYKISVVGYIPSGLQPPSIPIANVFSEVVLDAFAMAIVGYAISISLGKTFALKHGYKVDSNQELVALGLSNTVGGFFHCFSVCSSMSRSLIQESTGGKTQIAGVVSGVIVLVTILKLGSLFQELPKAVLAAIVLVNLKGMFKQYYDIVTLWRSSKIDLLIWLVTYVSTVLFNLDMGLGASMGFALLTVIFRTQRPIYSLLGHLPGTELYLDMETHEQVREVPGITIFRSSATMYFANAELYLEALKKKSGLDIGKMLIYKRRQEAKQRRRERRAERRARRESKRQKRAFREASQRSKKAVFSLEEEAGQMKETNGDIHREVELGWRERENSTVFVIPEAVRTSDGHHTWMYLKGTDPDTATLGSVSDLHDGDTTTLDSSSEDTLSRDLERVSLGSLGKWTWDIHSIILDFSTANFIDTVAIKILRNIFHDFSEIGVDIYLAGCQALVVEQLERGGFFSDVITEGRVFATVHDAVLYCLKHRGTEILHSYENALDTSGTRL; the protein is encoded by the exons ATGGACTCAGGACATACAGAGTATCATGTACAGAGAGAGATTATAGATGAACAGAGGCTGAAAGAGCGATCTCAGAGAATGGACCCTTCCCAGATCAAACTTCCCATCTCTCATCGGCTGAAGAAATCACTCAG CTGTTCTACACCCAGACTGAAACGTAGCCTAGTTGGTTTCTTGCCTGTTCTGTCCTGGTTGCCCCGTTACTCCATCTGGGATTATGGCATGCCAGACCTTATCTCTGGCATCAGCGTGGGCATCATGCACCTTCCACAAG gaATGGCCTATGCTTTGCTAGCCTCGTTGCCTCCAGTATTTGGACTCTACACATCCCTCTATCCTccgttaatttattttatttttgggaccTCCAGACACATATCTATAG GCACATTTACCATCCTCAGTATTATGATTGGAAGTGTGACAGAGAGACTGGCCCCAGATTCAGATTTCCTTATTTACAACGGCACTAATGTGACCGAGGAGGTGGATATCATATCTAGAGACTTCTACAGAGTGCAGgttgctgctgctgccactgtaCTGGGAGGACTTATTCAG ATTGTATTAGGCTTGGTGCAGTTTGGGTTTGTTGGTACGTATCTCTCAGAGCCCTTGGTCAGAGGTTATACTACAGCTGCCTCAGCTCATGCTGTAGTAGCCCAGTTAAAGTACGTCCTTGGAGTCTCACCTAAGCGTTTCAGTGGACCTCTGTCTATCGTCTAT ACTTTAGCAGACTTGTGTATGCTGTTGCCAGAGACTCATCTCCCAACTCTACTGGCCAGTGTTGTGTCCATTGTGGGTCTCATCACTGCCAAAGAGCTTAACACTGCGCTCAGGCAAAAACTACTGGTGCCTATTCCAGTAGAGCTGTGCACT ATTGTAGTGGCGACAGTAATATCATTCTACACTCGGCTGAATGAAACCTATAAGATATCAGTCGTTGGTTATATTCCAAGTGG ACTTCAGCCTCCCAGCATTCCAATTGCAAATGTCTTTTCTGAGGTGGTGTTGGATGCTTTTGCCATGGCCATTGTTGGTTATGCAATTTCTATTTCTTTGGGCAAAACCTTCGCTCTCAAACATGGTTACAAAGTAGACAGCAACCAG GAGCTGGTGGCTTTGGGTCTCAGTAATACAGTTGGAggatttttccattgtttttcagtTTGTTCTTCAATGTCTCGGAGTCTCATTCAAGAAAGCACAGGAGGCAAGACACAG ATCGCTGGAGTAGTGTCTGGTGTAATAGTACTGGTGACGATACTAAAGTTAGGCTCACTTTTTCAAGAGCTGCCCAAG GCAGTTCTTGCTGCCATTGTACTTGTGAATCTGAAGGGAATGTTCAAGCAGTACTACGACATAGTCACACTATGGCGTAGTAGCAAGATTGATCTG TTGATATGGTTGGTGACATATGTATCCACTGTGCTCTTTAATTTGGATATGGGTCTGGGCGCCTCAATGGGTTTTGCTCTGCTCACTGTTATCTTCAGAACTCAACG GCCCATTTACTCACTGCTGGGACACCTCCCTGGCACTGAGCTGTATCTAGATATGGAGACACACGAGCAG GTGAGGGAGGTACCAGGTATCACTATATTCCGCTCTTCTGCCACCATGTATTTCGCTAATGCTGAACTTTATCTTGAAGCccttaaaaaaaag AGTGGCCTGGACATCGGGAAAATGCTCATCTATAAGCGCAGGCAGGAGGCCAagcagagacggagagagaggcGAGCAGAGCGAAGAGCCCGAAGAGAGTCTAAAAGACAG AAAAGAGCTTTCAGGGAAGCCTCTCAGCGATCcaaaaaagctgtattttcattGGAAGAGGAAGCAGGGCAGATGAAGGAAACGAATGGAGACATACACAGAGAGGTAGAGCTTGGCTGGAGAGAACGGGAAAATAGTACAGTGTTTGTAATACCCGAAGCAGTGAGGACATCTGATGGCCATCATACCTGGATGTACCTTAAGGGCACTGACCCTGACACCGCCACCCTGGGGTCAGTGTCAGATCTACATGATGGGGACACCACCACTCTGGACTCCAGCAGCGAAGACACTTTAAGCCGGGACCTGGAGAGGGTTTCTCTGGGATCCCTGGGGAAGTGGACCTGGGACATCCATTCTATCATCTTGGATTTCTCTACTGCTAACTTTATTGATACAGTTGCCATTAAGATATTAAGGAAT ATATTCCATGATTTTAGCGAGATTGGCGTGGATATCTACTTGGCAGGCTGTCAGG CACTGGTGGTGGAACAGCTTGAACGTGGTGGCTTCTTCTCTGATGTCATCACTGAAGGACGTGTCTTTGCTACTGTGCATGATGCAGTTCTGTACTGTCTCAAACATCGGGGAACTGAGATCCTCCACAGCTATGAGAATGCTCTG GATACGAGTGGGACCCGACTATGA
- the slc26a6l gene encoding solute carrier family 26 member 6, like isoform X2: protein MDSGHTEYHVQREIIDEQRLKERSQRMDPSQIKLPISHRLKKSLSCSTPRLKRSLVGFLPVLSWLPRYSIWDYGMPDLISGISVGIMHLPQGMAYALLASLPPVFGLYTSLYPPLIYFIFGTSRHISIGTFTILSIMIGSVTERLAPDSDFLIYNGTNVTEEVDIISRDFYRVQVAAAATVLGGLIQIVLGLVQFGFVGTYLSEPLVRGYTTAASAHAVVAQLKYVLGVSPKRFSGPLSIVYTLADLCMLLPETHLPTLLASVVSIVGLITAKELNTALRQKLLVPIPVELCTIVVATVISFYTRLNETYKISVVGYIPSGLQPPSIPIANVFSEVVLDAFAMAIVGYAISISLGKTFALKHGYKVDSNQELVALGLSNTVGGFFHCFSVCSSMSRSLIQESTGGKTQIAGVVSGVIVLVTILKLGSLFQELPKLIWLVTYVSTVLFNLDMGLGASMGFALLTVIFRTQRPIYSLLGHLPGTELYLDMETHEQVREVPGITIFRSSATMYFANAELYLEALKKKSGLDIGKMLIYKRRQEAKQRRRERRAERRARRESKRQKRAFREASQRSKKAVFSLEEEAGQMKETNGDIHREVELGWRERENSTVFVIPEAVRTSDGHHTWMYLKGTDPDTATLGSVSDLHDGDTTTLDSSSEDTLSRDLERVSLGSLGKWTWDIHSIILDFSTANFIDTVAIKILRNIFHDFSEIGVDIYLAGCQALVVEQLERGGFFSDVITEGRVFATVHDAVLYCLKHRGTEILHSYENALDTSGTRL from the exons ATGGACTCAGGACATACAGAGTATCATGTACAGAGAGAGATTATAGATGAACAGAGGCTGAAAGAGCGATCTCAGAGAATGGACCCTTCCCAGATCAAACTTCCCATCTCTCATCGGCTGAAGAAATCACTCAG CTGTTCTACACCCAGACTGAAACGTAGCCTAGTTGGTTTCTTGCCTGTTCTGTCCTGGTTGCCCCGTTACTCCATCTGGGATTATGGCATGCCAGACCTTATCTCTGGCATCAGCGTGGGCATCATGCACCTTCCACAAG gaATGGCCTATGCTTTGCTAGCCTCGTTGCCTCCAGTATTTGGACTCTACACATCCCTCTATCCTccgttaatttattttatttttgggaccTCCAGACACATATCTATAG GCACATTTACCATCCTCAGTATTATGATTGGAAGTGTGACAGAGAGACTGGCCCCAGATTCAGATTTCCTTATTTACAACGGCACTAATGTGACCGAGGAGGTGGATATCATATCTAGAGACTTCTACAGAGTGCAGgttgctgctgctgccactgtaCTGGGAGGACTTATTCAG ATTGTATTAGGCTTGGTGCAGTTTGGGTTTGTTGGTACGTATCTCTCAGAGCCCTTGGTCAGAGGTTATACTACAGCTGCCTCAGCTCATGCTGTAGTAGCCCAGTTAAAGTACGTCCTTGGAGTCTCACCTAAGCGTTTCAGTGGACCTCTGTCTATCGTCTAT ACTTTAGCAGACTTGTGTATGCTGTTGCCAGAGACTCATCTCCCAACTCTACTGGCCAGTGTTGTGTCCATTGTGGGTCTCATCACTGCCAAAGAGCTTAACACTGCGCTCAGGCAAAAACTACTGGTGCCTATTCCAGTAGAGCTGTGCACT ATTGTAGTGGCGACAGTAATATCATTCTACACTCGGCTGAATGAAACCTATAAGATATCAGTCGTTGGTTATATTCCAAGTGG ACTTCAGCCTCCCAGCATTCCAATTGCAAATGTCTTTTCTGAGGTGGTGTTGGATGCTTTTGCCATGGCCATTGTTGGTTATGCAATTTCTATTTCTTTGGGCAAAACCTTCGCTCTCAAACATGGTTACAAAGTAGACAGCAACCAG GAGCTGGTGGCTTTGGGTCTCAGTAATACAGTTGGAggatttttccattgtttttcagtTTGTTCTTCAATGTCTCGGAGTCTCATTCAAGAAAGCACAGGAGGCAAGACACAG ATCGCTGGAGTAGTGTCTGGTGTAATAGTACTGGTGACGATACTAAAGTTAGGCTCACTTTTTCAAGAGCTGCCCAAG TTGATATGGTTGGTGACATATGTATCCACTGTGCTCTTTAATTTGGATATGGGTCTGGGCGCCTCAATGGGTTTTGCTCTGCTCACTGTTATCTTCAGAACTCAACG GCCCATTTACTCACTGCTGGGACACCTCCCTGGCACTGAGCTGTATCTAGATATGGAGACACACGAGCAG GTGAGGGAGGTACCAGGTATCACTATATTCCGCTCTTCTGCCACCATGTATTTCGCTAATGCTGAACTTTATCTTGAAGCccttaaaaaaaag AGTGGCCTGGACATCGGGAAAATGCTCATCTATAAGCGCAGGCAGGAGGCCAagcagagacggagagagaggcGAGCAGAGCGAAGAGCCCGAAGAGAGTCTAAAAGACAG AAAAGAGCTTTCAGGGAAGCCTCTCAGCGATCcaaaaaagctgtattttcattGGAAGAGGAAGCAGGGCAGATGAAGGAAACGAATGGAGACATACACAGAGAGGTAGAGCTTGGCTGGAGAGAACGGGAAAATAGTACAGTGTTTGTAATACCCGAAGCAGTGAGGACATCTGATGGCCATCATACCTGGATGTACCTTAAGGGCACTGACCCTGACACCGCCACCCTGGGGTCAGTGTCAGATCTACATGATGGGGACACCACCACTCTGGACTCCAGCAGCGAAGACACTTTAAGCCGGGACCTGGAGAGGGTTTCTCTGGGATCCCTGGGGAAGTGGACCTGGGACATCCATTCTATCATCTTGGATTTCTCTACTGCTAACTTTATTGATACAGTTGCCATTAAGATATTAAGGAAT ATATTCCATGATTTTAGCGAGATTGGCGTGGATATCTACTTGGCAGGCTGTCAGG CACTGGTGGTGGAACAGCTTGAACGTGGTGGCTTCTTCTCTGATGTCATCACTGAAGGACGTGTCTTTGCTACTGTGCATGATGCAGTTCTGTACTGTCTCAAACATCGGGGAACTGAGATCCTCCACAGCTATGAGAATGCTCTG GATACGAGTGGGACCCGACTATGA
- the kbtbd12 gene encoding kelch repeat and BTB domain-containing protein 12, translating into MDFRAKHGLMLLEQLNRMRDAEQLTDVVLVAEGVSFPCHRAVLSAFSPYFRVMFTCGLRECTNRQVVLRDMPAPSLALLLEYMYSSNLPLTTTNVQGISVAAFLLQMDDVFSRCHIYMIDNMDASNCLGIYYYARDLGAEELADQAQHYLRQHFTEVCLGEEVLELEAHQLGALLGSDDLNVSREESILDVVMRWVKYCPVGIGSEEENRARHLPELLKKVRLPLVGADYLKGTLKRNTALLADAECLQIMEDAVEAASLDSDAPPRRLKLRYGMETTDLLLCIGNDGGGIRSRYGSYTERSFCYAPKTGRTLFITSPRYGDALGYVFAGVVTERNDIIVAGELGARRMSRQKDRNVEIFMYNKEAQGSWKHLSSAEYRDSYAFGSLGENLYLIGGQMKLKNQFLITNSVERWSLQGGPWRSAAPLPMPLAYHSIVRMKGRLYVLGGRTPQSYRTDDEPDRMSNRLLEYDPETNKWSELGPMKYSKYRCSAVALNGEIYVLGGIGCEGVDRGQSRHCLHVLEIYNPDGDFWRDGPPLPWPLLSLRSNASNAGVVDGKLYVCGYYKGADRHDTITKDILQLDPWENVWTVVAKQALMHDSYDVCLVANLNPRGLMPPPADLVEE; encoded by the exons atggatTTTAGAGCCAAGCATGGTTTGATGCTGTTGGAACAGCTAAATCGAATGCGGGATGCTGAGCAGTTAACAGATGTGGTTCTAGTCGCTGAAGGTGTTAGCTTCCCATGTCACCGTGCAGTGCTTTCCGCCTTCAGCCCCTACTTCCGCGTAATGTTCACCTGTGGCCTGCGAGAGTGCACCAACCGTCAGGTGGTGTTAAGAGACATGCCGGCCCCAAGCCTGGCCCTTCTGCTGGAATACATGTACAGCTCCAATCTTCCACTCACCACGACCAATGTGCAGGGAATCTCTGTTGCCGCTTTTCTTCTACAGATGGATGATGTTTTCAGTCGTTGTCATATCTACATGATTGACAACATGGATGCTTCCAATTGCCTGGGCATCTATTATTATGCCCGTGATCTAGGGGCGGAAGAGCTGGCCGACCAGGCTCAGCACTATCTGCGACAGCACTTCACTGAAGTATGCCTTGGGGAGGAAGTGCTGGAGTTGGAGGCACACCAGTTAGGGGCATTATTGGGCTCAGACGATCTCAATGTTTCACGGGAAGAGAGCATTTTAGATGTGGTGATGCGCTGGGTGAAGTACTGTCCAGTGGGTATAGGCTCAGAGGAAGAGAACCGGGCCAGGCACCTTCCAGAGCTCTTAAAGAAGGTACGTCTTCCACTGGTGGGTGCAGATTACTTGAAAGGGACTTTGAAACGGAACACGGCACTTTTAGCTGATGCCGAATGTCTTCAGATAATGGAAGATGCAGTTGAAGCAGCAAGCTTGGATTCAGATGCTCCACCCCGTCGACTGAAGCTGCGCTATGGCATGGAGACCACAGACCTCCTGCTCTGCATTGGTAATGACGGCGGAGGCATTCGCTCACGTTATGGAAGCTACACAGAGCGTAGCTTCTGTTATGCCCCCAAAACAGGACGGACCCTTTTCATCACCTCCCCAAGATATGGTGATGCACTTGGATATGTCTTTGCTGGGGTGGTGACTGAGAGGAATGACATTATTGTTGCAGGAGAGCTGGGAGCAAGAAGGATgtcaagacagaaagacagaaatgtCGAGATTTTCAT GTACAACAAGGAAGCTCAAGGATCCTGGAAACACTTGAGCTCAGCGGAGTATCGTGATTCTTATGCATTCGGCTCTTTGGGAGAAAACCTCTACCTGATTGGAGGTCAAATGAAGCTGAAGAACCAGTTCCTCATCACCAATAGTGTTGAGCGCTGGTCTCTACAGGGTGGACCATGGCGTAGCGCCGCTCCTCTGCCCATGCCACTGGCCTATCACAGCATAGTTCGGATGAAGGGCCGCCTGTATGTGCTCGGGGGACGGACGCCACAG TCATACCGCACAGATGACGAGCCTGACCGTATGAGTAATCGCCTGCTTGAGTATGACCCAGAAACCAACAAGTGGAGTGAACTTGGCCCTATGAAATATTCAAAATACCGTTGCAGTGCAGTCGCACTCAATGGGGAAATCTATGTACTGG GTGGTATTGGGTGTGAAGGTGTGGATCGTGGCCAATCACGTCACTGCCTTCATGTACTGGAGATTTACAACCCTGATGGGGATTTCTGGAGGGATGGTCCTCCTTTACCTTGGCCTCTCCTATCACTTCGCAGCAATGCATCAAATGCTGGTGTTGTTGATGGAAAACTTTATGTCTGTGGATACTACAAAGGAGCAG ATCGTCATGATACCATCACTAAAGACATCCTGCAGTTGGATCCCTGGGAAAATGTATGGACTGTAGTGGCAAAGCAGGCTCTGATGCATGACAGTTATGATGTGTGCTTGGTGGCAAATCTGAATCCTCGTGGACTCATGCCCCCTCCTGCTGACTTGGTAGAGGAATGA
- the LOC132160976 gene encoding interactor of HORMAD1 protein 1, whose amino-acid sequence MKPNVWNIKEMLNIPSTSGGIKTAKGPGTSDYSSLSDSQFLLGSQMWPDNSQGFTQEMSGQSRGSQHTSQEMKGMMVSSSYSSKPFLFGGDGKISNFTSSKFVGMLDKFEEEKRKAKEKYEREILTHGVLQLQESLENTRETLLNRIDGSNDINKLVMEKLDTFSKTIEGYLNSVKEGITCQFETLQSQTQIDMGDRVAKSSLAAEVLSSGMLNLQQDLEHLKAEQSKEQGMLGKILSQLSTLISIQKPMTGPGTARMIDSEVQTSPGLLERFFVISAEKEHESKMICNRPVIYSRKAAEQNQCPLTTQKTRNRNAHVLPEETQQTVIEEVSPDASQSLWGTQLVETRPSSPHVDVQSTAFIEDHWGQHVDLKPVKPLHVRENQFVTNAMPPLKVPKRRQKPLNYRGKKRALVLPQRQPVRKKGANFLRDSQQNEDLQYEQKDRVPLTSLGDNSKLTNKSVAENHLKLQQQATVKPVSRCVAEQPINPFSLWSEDTDSSQMMVEYKMSEWENVVPEPKTSVIEGEGGLWQLFDFTNDSE is encoded by the exons ATGAAGCCCAATGTCTGGAATATAAAGGAGATGTTAAATATCCCCTCAACTTCTGG AGGGATAAAAACCGCCAAGGGTCCGGGAACCAGTGACTACTCCAGTCTGAGTGACTCCCAGTTTCTGTTGGGCTCTCAGATGTGGCCTGACAATTCACAAGGGTTTACCCAGGAGATGAGTGGACAGAGCAGAGGTTCTCAGCACACCTCACAGGAG ATGAAGGGAATGATGGTGTCCAGCAGTTATAGTTCTAAGCCGTTTTTGTTTGGTGGTGATGGCAAAATCTCAAATTTCACTAGTAGCAAATTTGTTGGCATGTTGGACAAATTTGAGGAGGAGAAGAGAAAAGCCAAAGAAAAATATGAAAG GGAAATTCTCACTCATGGAGTTCTACAACTGCAGGAATCTTTGGAAAAT ACCAGAGAGACGTTGTTAAATCGCATTGATGGAAGTAATGACATCAACAAACTTGTAATGGAGAAACTGGATACTTTTTCAAAAACAA TTGAAGGTTATTTAAACAGTGTGAAAGAAGGTATAACATGTCAGTTTGAGACTCTGCAGAGCCAAACACAAATAGATATGGGAGACAGGGTTGCCAAG AGCAGTCTGGCTGCAGAAGTGTTGAGCTCAGGCATGCTTAACCTTCAACAGGATCTTGAACATCTGAAAGCAGAGCAGAGCAAGGAGCAGGGCATGCTGGGAAAAATTCTGTCTCAGCTTAGTACTTTGATTTCTATTCAAAAGCCGATGACAGGACCTGGCACTGCTAGAATGATTGACAGTGAGGTCCAGACATCACCTGGTTTATTAGAGAGGTTCTTTGTCATATCAGCTGAAAAAGAACATGAGAGCAAGATGATATGCAACAGGCCTGTCATTTATTCAAGAAAAGCAGCAGAGCAGAACCAGTGTCCACTCACAACACAGAAGACACGAAACAGAAATGCACACGTTCTGCCTGAAGAAACACAGCAGACAGTCATAGAGGAGGTTTCCCCTGATGCTTCACAGAGTTTATGGGGCACACAATTAGTTGAGACTAGACCTTCAAGCCCACATGTGGATGTTCAGTCCACTGCATTCATAGAGGACCATTGGGGACAACATGTAGATCTGAAGCCTGTAAAACCACTGCATGTTAGAGAGAACCAATTTGTCACTAATGCGATGCCACCACTGAAAGTACCTAAGAGGCGCCAAAAACCACTGAATTATAGGGGGAAAAAGAGAGCCCTGGTTCTCCCGCAAAGACAGCCAGTGAGAAAAAAAGGAGCAAATTTCTTAAGAGACAGCCAGCAGAACGAAGACCTTCAGTATGAACAAAAAGACAGAGTACCTTTGACTTCTCTTGGTGACAATTCGAAATTGACCAACAAATCTGTTGCAGAGAATCATTTAAAACTACAGCAGCAAGCCACTGTAAAGCCAGTCAGTAGGTGTGTAGCTGAACAACCAATAAACCCCTTCAGTTTGTGGTCTGAGGACACAGACAGCTCCCAAATGATGGTGGAATACAAGATGTCTGAATGGGAAAATGTGGTGCCTGAACCGAAAACTAGTGTCATAGAAGGAGAAGGTGGCCTCTGGCAACTTTTTGACTTCACTAATGACTCCGAATAA